One Panulirus ornatus isolate Po-2019 chromosome 39, ASM3632096v1, whole genome shotgun sequence DNA segment encodes these proteins:
- the EMC8-9 gene encoding ER membrane protein complex subunit 8 isoform X3 codes for MSGDISLACPTLAKMLLHAARYPQLAVSGVVLAQARGGDNPSNTITLIDAVPLFHLQLSLAPMLEVALTQIEQRYKSEGLVIAGYYQANEHIRDNVPDFVALKIAEKIAENNSDACLIMVDNKRLCLNLQSAPVIVSQLTSEGKWKSKEKASVHIEAGTLEVISQLLQRKVQHDVNDFDNHLDDLTCDWSNPHINKLLTTLAAAAQD; via the exons ATGTCCGGAGATATCAGTCTGGCATGTCCCACACTGGCAAAGATGCTGTTGCATGCAGCCCGTTATCCCCAGTTAGCCGTAAGTGGTGTCGTGCTGGCTCAGGCAAGGGGGGGAGACAACCCCTCCAATACCATCACATTGATTGATGCTGTGCCACTCTTCCACTTACAACTCAGCTTAGCTCCAATGCTTGAGGTGGCACTTACTCAG ATTGAACAGCGATATAAATCTGAGGGATTGGTGATAGCCGGATACTACCAGGCAAATGAGCATATCAGAGATAATGT ACCAGACTTTGTTGCCTTGAAAATAGCCGAGAAGATTGCAGAGAACAATAGTGATGCGTGTTTGATTATG GTTGACAACAAAAGATTGTGTTTGAATCTTCAGTCGGCTCCTGTTATTGTTTCGCAGTTAACTTCAGAAGGAAAGTGGAAAAGCAAAGAGAAGGCCAG TGTACACATAGAAGCAGGGACATTGGAGGTAATATCACAGCTGCTGCAGCGTAAAGTTCAGCACGACGTAAACGATTTTGATAATCATCTGGATGACTTGACCTGCGACTGGTCCAACCCTCACATCAACAAGCTCTTGACAACTCTTGCTGCAGCAGCCCAAGACTAG
- the EMC8-9 gene encoding ER membrane protein complex subunit 8 isoform X2 — protein sequence MVKGYKMSGDISLACPTLAKMLLHAARYPQLAVSGVVLAQARGGDNPSNTITLIDAVPLFHLQLSLAPMLEVALTQIEQRYKSEGLVIAGYYQANEHIRDNVPDFVALKIAEKIAENNSDACLIMVDNKRLCLNLQSAPVIVSQLTSEGKWKSKEKASVHIEAGTLEVISQLLQRKVQHDVNDFDNHLDDLTCDWSNPHINKLLTTLAAAAQD from the exons GTAAAAGGGTACAAGATGTCCGGAGATATCAGTCTGGCATGTCCCACACTGGCAAAGATGCTGTTGCATGCAGCCCGTTATCCCCAGTTAGCCGTAAGTGGTGTCGTGCTGGCTCAGGCAAGGGGGGGAGACAACCCCTCCAATACCATCACATTGATTGATGCTGTGCCACTCTTCCACTTACAACTCAGCTTAGCTCCAATGCTTGAGGTGGCACTTACTCAG ATTGAACAGCGATATAAATCTGAGGGATTGGTGATAGCCGGATACTACCAGGCAAATGAGCATATCAGAGATAATGT ACCAGACTTTGTTGCCTTGAAAATAGCCGAGAAGATTGCAGAGAACAATAGTGATGCGTGTTTGATTATG GTTGACAACAAAAGATTGTGTTTGAATCTTCAGTCGGCTCCTGTTATTGTTTCGCAGTTAACTTCAGAAGGAAAGTGGAAAAGCAAAGAGAAGGCCAG TGTACACATAGAAGCAGGGACATTGGAGGTAATATCACAGCTGCTGCAGCGTAAAGTTCAGCACGACGTAAACGATTTTGATAATCATCTGGATGACTTGACCTGCGACTGGTCCAACCCTCACATCAACAAGCTCTTGACAACTCTTGCTGCAGCAGCCCAAGACTAG
- the EMC8-9 gene encoding ER membrane protein complex subunit 8 isoform X1, translating to MKVKGYKMSGDISLACPTLAKMLLHAARYPQLAVSGVVLAQARGGDNPSNTITLIDAVPLFHLQLSLAPMLEVALTQIEQRYKSEGLVIAGYYQANEHIRDNVPDFVALKIAEKIAENNSDACLIMVDNKRLCLNLQSAPVIVSQLTSEGKWKSKEKASVHIEAGTLEVISQLLQRKVQHDVNDFDNHLDDLTCDWSNPHINKLLTTLAAAAQD from the exons GTAAAAGGGTACAAGATGTCCGGAGATATCAGTCTGGCATGTCCCACACTGGCAAAGATGCTGTTGCATGCAGCCCGTTATCCCCAGTTAGCCGTAAGTGGTGTCGTGCTGGCTCAGGCAAGGGGGGGAGACAACCCCTCCAATACCATCACATTGATTGATGCTGTGCCACTCTTCCACTTACAACTCAGCTTAGCTCCAATGCTTGAGGTGGCACTTACTCAG ATTGAACAGCGATATAAATCTGAGGGATTGGTGATAGCCGGATACTACCAGGCAAATGAGCATATCAGAGATAATGT ACCAGACTTTGTTGCCTTGAAAATAGCCGAGAAGATTGCAGAGAACAATAGTGATGCGTGTTTGATTATG GTTGACAACAAAAGATTGTGTTTGAATCTTCAGTCGGCTCCTGTTATTGTTTCGCAGTTAACTTCAGAAGGAAAGTGGAAAAGCAAAGAGAAGGCCAG TGTACACATAGAAGCAGGGACATTGGAGGTAATATCACAGCTGCTGCAGCGTAAAGTTCAGCACGACGTAAACGATTTTGATAATCATCTGGATGACTTGACCTGCGACTGGTCCAACCCTCACATCAACAAGCTCTTGACAACTCTTGCTGCAGCAGCCCAAGACTAG